A window of the Canis lupus baileyi chromosome 1, mCanLup2.hap1, whole genome shotgun sequence genome harbors these coding sequences:
- the GEMIN7 gene encoding gem-associated protein 7 has product MQTPLTIPVSVLRLPRGPDGLSRGFAPDGRRAPPKPEVPQTLGAPVVQESRESQEQQARAALRERYLRSLLAMVGHQVSFTLHEGVHVTAHFGATDLDVANFYVSQLQTPIGVQAEALLRCSDIIAYTFKP; this is encoded by the coding sequence ATGCAGACTCCACTGACCATTCCTGTGTCTGTGCTCCGGCTCCCCCGGGGTCCTGATGGCTTGAGCCGAGGCTTTGCCCCAGATGGACGCAGGGCCCCCCCGAAGCCAGAGGTTCCCCAAACCCTGGGGGCTCCAGTAGTTCAAGAATCTCGGGAATCCCAGGAACAGCAGGCGCGAGCTGCACTTCGGGAACGCTACCTCCGCAGCCTGCTGGCCATGGTGGGTCACCAGGTGAGCTTCACATTGCACGAGGGTGTGCACGTGACTGCCCACTTTGGAGCCACCGACCTGGACGTGGCCAACTTCTACGTGTCGCAGCTGCAGACGCCGATAGGTGTGCAGGCGGAGGCGCTGCTGCGGTGTAGTGACATTATTGCGTACACCTTCAAGCCGTAA